In the Phormidium ambiguum IAM M-71 genome, GGACTAGGGACTGGGAAACTTTAACTATTGTAGGGTGCGTTAGTGATAACGTAACGCACCATTCCACTGGGGACTGGGAAACTTTAACTATCTGTAGTAACGCACCATTCCACCATATTTGGTGCTAATGCGTAAGTCCTTTTAATGAACTTTTCTTCATCCCCAGTACCCAGTACCCAATCCCCAATCCCTGCATTTTAACGTGCTCCTCTATTGAGTGCAGTTACTCGTTCGCTATTGGCGAAAATGCCTTCTCCTTCAAGTTGCGAAAGAGGTGGTTTAATTTCCACTTTCATTATTTGGGCAGTACTAATCACAACTGTTTGATCTCGAAGATGGAAAGTTAACCAAGGTTTTGCTAACAAACTTTCTAATTGTTGCTGAAATTCTTGCGAAGATATTGGTAATTTGAAAGATTCAGAATGACCATCTCGAAACAGAAAATTTACTTGTGTAGAACTATCTTGACTGTGCATTTTTCAATTCTCCTAAAAATTAACAAGAAAAGCAGAAGGTAAAAAAAGAGGAAACAATAAAGTAAAAGTTGAGAGTAAAAACATTTTTTGTTTTTATGCTTAAAGTGAAATTCACTTCTTCCCCCTTCTGCCTTCTGCCTTTTTTTTAATCAGCATTGTTAGCGGGCATAGAACTCATTTTTTCTAAATCTAATACTTGCGCTAACTCTTCTGCACTCATTAAACCTCGTTCTAAGACAATTTGGCGCAAAGATTTACCTGTTTCTAAAGATTCTTTAGCAACGGCGGCGGCGTTGAGATAACCAATGTGAGTATTTAAAGCAGTGACTAAAGCTAAGCTACCTTCAGCATAAGCGAGACATCGATCGCTATTTGCTGTAATTCCCACTAAACATTGTTGCGTTAAAGCAGAGATTGCATTACCCAAAATTTCGATGCTGTGAATCAAATCATAAGCAATTAACGGCATCATCACATTTAATTCTAATTGTCCAGCTTGGGCAGCAAATGCGATCGCAGTATCATAACCCATCACCTGAAAACACACCATCGAAATCATTTCCGCCATTACAGGATTATATTTTCCCGGCATAATCGAAGAACCAGGTTGTACAGGCGGTAATTGAATTTCTTTAAAACCCGTTTTTGGCCCCGAATCCATTAATCTTAAATCATGGGATATTTTCACCAAATCTTGAGCTAAATTTCGCAACGATCCAGAAACATTAACAAAAGGTGCCATACTCTGCATAGCTGCCATTAAGTGTGGCGCAGTTTTTAACGGAATGCCAATCAATTCTGAGAGAATTTCCGCGACGCGAAAGCGATATTGTGGATGAGTATTTAACCCTGTTCCGGCTGCACTTCCGCCTAATCCAAGTACAGCTAAATCTCTAGAAGCAGTTTCAATGCGAATTAAATGATCGGCAAGAATTTGTGCCCAAGCGCGGAAGTTTTCCCCTAAACGTACCGGAACTGCGTCTTGCAAATGAGTTCTGCCAGATTTTACTATATCTTTGAATTGTTCGGCTTTGTTGTCTAAAACTGCGATCGCATCCGACAAAGCGGGAAACAAAGTTCTCTCCAGCGCCAAAAGTCCACCAATTCTAATTGCTGTCGGAATTACATCATTGGTAGACTGACCGTAATTAACATGATCGTTAGGGCTAATGCGTTTGTAATTCCCTTTTTCATCACCCAAAAGTTCCAGCGCCCGATTTGCCAGCACTTCATTAATATTCATGTGATGGGAAGTACCTGCGCCAGCTTGGTAAACATCCACCACAAACTGATCTCGTAGTTTTCCTGCTAAAACTTCATCAGCAGCTTGTACGATCGCTTGACTAATTTCCTCAGATATGCAATCTAGTTCTCCATTTGCGATCGCTGTTGCCTTCTTAATTAAAATACCAGCATCTACATAAGTCGCTAAAGGTTTAAGTCCACTAATCGGAAAATTTTCTGTCGCCCGAAGCGTTTGAATTCCATAATAAGCATCTGCGGGAATTTGCCGTTCCCCCATAGAATCCTTTTCTATACGGTAAGCTGCATTATCTATCTCTGTCATCTTTGTTTGCTGTAAATATGCTCATTATTTCACAATATAAACTTTTAAATTTGTCCAAGCAAATTTTGTAATTAATATTTCCGTTTTAATTTTATCAATAACAACTTATACCAATTTTATGTAAAATTGCGCTTAATTATTGCCTCTCCCCGTAGACGGGGAGGAGTTTGGGGTGGGGTTGATTAAGCGTATTTTCATAGAAAAATGATATAAAATTAAATTACTTTTTTAATTTGATTTGGCTGTAAATTCAATAGATTTTTGTCTTCTTCAAGAATTGTTGCTTCTCTCCATTTAGGATGTTCTTGTTGGTTAATCAGTAAAGCTGTTGCCGCTTGTTTATCTAAAGCTTTAGCAAAATAAAAACCTTGTCCTTGTTCACAACCAAGTTCTTTTAGTTGAGTAAGTTGAGATGCTGTTTCTATTCCTTCTGCAACTACATCCATTCCTAAAATGTGAGCTAAGGTAATAATGGCACGAACAATTTCGGAATTTTCGTTTCTGGAATTGAGCAAGCTGACAAAAGAGCGATCGATCTTTAACGTATTCATCGGAAATCGATGTAAATAACTTAAAGATGAATAACCTGTACCAAAATCATCAATACTCAATTCAATATTTCGCTCTCTTAACTGTAAAAGTATTAAATTCGCCACTTCTGTATTTTCTATCAATAAGCTTTCTGTAATTTCTAATTTTAAATTTTTACTATCGATCTGCGTTTCTTGTAAAAGTCGATCGATTACATTAATTATTTCTCCTTCTTTCAGTTGTTTAGTAGAAATATTAACACTCATTTTCAAATCTTTCGCATGAGGAAATTCCCTTTGCCAAACCTGCATTTGCTGAAAAGCCTCTGCTAAAATCCATTCTTCTAAAGGAATAATTAAACCTGTTTCTTCTGCTAAAGGAATAAACTCAGCCGGAGAAATTAATCCTTCCTTTGAATGTTGCCAACGGACTAAAGCTTCAAATCCAGATATCGCACCCGTCTTTAATGAAATAATTGGCTGATAGTGCAAGACAAATTCTTGACGTTCTAAAGCTTTTCTCATATCAGTTTCTAACTGCATAATTCTTAGTGCATGAGCGTGCATTGCTTTATCAAAAATTTGGTAACGCCCTTTGCCTAAATCTTTGGCACGATACATGGCAATATCTGCATCCCTTAACATATCTGCTGCCTGTTCATAATTTGCATTAGAAAGAGCAATACCAATACTGGCACTAGTGAAAACTTCTTGCCCTGCTATTTTAAAAGGCGATCGCAAAATATCTTCAATTCTTTGAGCAATTATAATCGCATCTTGAACATCTTTTAAAGCATCAAGTAAAATTACAAATTCATCTCCGCCTAAGCGAGCAACTGTATCTATATTTCTTACACTTTTTTCTAATAAATGAGCTATTTCTATTAAGAGTTTATCTCCAACAGCATGACCTAAACTATCATTGACTACTTTGAAGCGATCTAAGTCAATAAATAACACGGCAAATAAATAATCATCATGTCTTTTTGCTCGTCTAATTGTATACTCTAATCGCTGATTTAAAAATGCTCGATTTGGCAATCCTGTTAACACATCATGGAAAGCATCATATAATAACTTCTCCTCCATTTGCTTACGTTCGGTAATATTAACAATTTGTACAATATAATGCAGTGGTTTATTATCTGTATCTTTAACTAAGGAAACTTGTAAAATTGCATAAACTTTATCACCAGATTTAGACAAATAACAAGTTTCTAATTGTAAAGATGGAATTTTATTTGATAATAATTCTTGAGAATGACTGAATTTATTAGTAGAATAATCAGGATGAATAATATCGATTAATGTTAATTGTAATAAATCCGATTCAGAGTAACCTAAAAAATTACACAATGCCAGATTAACCCGCAAAAACTTACCGTTAAGTGTGGTCAATGCCATGCCAATAGGAGCTAATTCAAAAATTAATCGAAATTGTTCTTCGCTCTTTTTGAGTGCTGCTTCGGCTCGTTTGCGATCGCTAACATCCAACACCAAAGATAAAATCGAAATTACATTACCAAATTCATCTAACAAAGCCGAATTGTACCATTCACAATCTAAAATTTTCCCATCTTTCGTATAGTTGCGATTATAATGAATGTTCATTGGATCTTGAGCAGTTCTCGTCAAACTTGCATTTTCAGAGACGCGATCGACATCAGTTTCATATACAAATTGCCATTCATTCCAACACTTTCCCAAAACTTCTTCCGCTTGCCAACCAAATATCTTTTCTGCTTGCTTCGACCAACGCTTTACTCTCGATTTATTATCCCATTCCACCACGCCGACAGGTGAATTTTCCAAATGAAAAGTTAACTGCTCTAAAGCTTCTTTGAGAAAAATTTCCGTCTCTTGACTCTCAGTAGGTTGATCGAGCATTATTTTTGGTGGTTCTTTATTCGACATTGTTAAGTCAACTTAACTATTTTTCGATTTTAGTAAATATTTATGATTATAATTCGGGATAAGAAAATTGGAACAGCCATTACCGATGAAATAAGTATTTAATAGTTAAAGAGATTCAACTAACAGCGGAAGTATTACATATCATATAGATTACCTAAATGTTTGCTACAGATTTTTGCTTTCTCTTAAGTGTTTTAATCAAAGGAATAAAGAATATAGAAATGGAGTCAAATCTTACATTTGATTTAAGGTAAATAGATTTCTGAAAAAAGGAAGAGGCTAGGAGTGAAAAAGCTTGATAAACTGAGCTTTGTAGAACTAAATTCGAGGTAAAACCATTGTTAGACGAACAGGCAAAAAAAACGGTATTGCGGATGATTCCTCATGGAATCTACGTTTGCGGCGTTAAAGATGGCGAAGAAGTCAACGGGTTCACTGCGAGTTGGGTCATGCAAGCTTCTTTTGTCCCGCCATTGGTAGTGAACTGCGTCAAGCAAGATTCCAAATCCCACGCCATGATTAAAGCTAGCGGCGTATTTACTCTCAGCGTTTTGGAAACAGGACAAAAAGACTTAGCGCAGAAATTTTTTAAACCCCAAAGGCGGGTAGGTAACAAATTTGAAGATGTGGAATTTTATTTGGGACAAGAAACAGGTTGTCCGATTATTTCTGACGCATTGGGCTATGTAGAATGTAAAGTCGTCGGAGCAGTAGAACAAGGAGATCACACCGTTTACGTTGGCGAAGTAATCGGTGCAGGTGTGCATCGAGAAGGAAATCCCTTGTTGTTGGAAAGCACTGGTTGGCAGTACGGTGGTTAGAAAAATCTATTAATCTTTGTTCTTTGTGGTTCTATCGTTATGTTGTTTTGGTAAAAAAGGAACATAATGATAGAGTCAAATTTTAATATAAGATTTTGTTTGTTCGATCGCTTACATAGTCCTGGTTGAATTTAACTTATGCCTTTAATTAAAGTCCAAACTTCTGTAGCAGCACCAGAGAAAGCCAAAATAGAAACCTTACTCAAAACCCTTTCCTCTGGGTTAGCCAAACACTTAGGAAAACCAGAATCTTACGTAATGACGGCATTTGAACCAGATGTCGCCATGACTTTTGCAGGCACTAGCGACCCGGTTTGCTACATTGAAATCAAAAGTATCGGCAACATGACATCGGCGCAAACTAAATCGATGAGTCAGGATTTTTGCCAACAGATTAATCAAATGCTGGGTGTACCAGCTAATCGCATCTACATTGAATTTGCTGATGCTAAAGGCGCAATGTGGGGTTGGAATAACTCAACATTCGGCTAATAAATTAGCCAGCTTGCCAAAGGAAATTAGAAATTATTTTTGGGCGCATCGTTAGAGCAGTGGATACAGCTGAAAAGGACAAAATGCTTGAGCGAATTTTGTTTACATACAGAACAACTCAGTTATGCCAGACTAGCTTATAATCTCGGTGAGTAATTCTGAAAACCCTTTTTTCGTGATTGCAATTTATCCTGGCAGCTTCGATCCAATTACCCTTGGTCACCTCGATGTGATTTCCAGAGGCAGTAAGCTGTTTGAGCGAGTCATAGTAGCTGTGCTGCGAAATCCTAGCAAAACACCTCTATTTACCATGCAAGAGCGAATGGACTTAATTGGGCAATCTATTAACCACATTTCTAATGTGGAAGTAGACTGCTTCGATGGTCTAACTGTAAATTATGCTCAAATGCGGGGAGCTAGCGTTATTATTCGAGGGTTGCGGGTGCTTTCTGACTTTGAAAAGGAGTTACAGATGGCTCACACTAATAAAACTCTCTTGGAAGAAATCGAGACAGTTTTTTTGGCAACCTCGACAGAATATGGCTTTTTAAGCAGTAGCGTGGTAAAAGAGATAGCAAGATTTGGTGGCTCAGTCGATCATCTTGTCCCTAAGCACGTTGCTATTGATATATACAAAAAATGTTACGCCAAGATCCAACCAGAATCGACCCCGACAGTGACGAACCCAACACCGAAGATGAATTGAACCAACAGGGAACGGCAGGTGTAGACATTCAGCGAGAACTCAATCACCTAGAGGAGATGATTCTCGATAGTCCCCGCATTCCCATGTCTCGTCGCACTTTGGTAGATGAGGAACAGTTGCTAGAACAATTAGATTTAGTGCGGCTGAATTTGCCAGCAGCTTTTGCCGAAGCGGAAACTATTGTCCGTCATAAAGATGAAATTATTTTGGCGGCGGAGCAGTATGCTCAACAAGTAGTGGAAGCTGCTGAGCAACGTGCTGCTCAAATTTTGGAAGAAAATAGTGTTGTCAGACAGGCAAAGTTAGAAGCGCAACAACTCTGGCAAACTGTGCAGCAGGAATGTCAGTCAGCACAGGAGCAAACTTTGGCTGAAATTGAGAATATGTACCGAGAAGCGCAAGAGGAATTACAAGAGGTGCGTGCAAGAGCGATCGCAGAAGCCGAAGCGATTCAAAATGGTGCAGATGACTATGCTGACCAAGTTCTGTCTAATATTGAACAGAATATTAGCGAAATGTTGCGAATCATCCGTAATGGTAGACAACAACTGCAACCACCGCCGAATCTACCTCCTTCTTCTTCAACTCGGTCTGCTCCGATTCCGCCGAAGAAGATTTGAGGCAGAGGCGAGGGAGCAGGGGAGCAGGGGGGCAGGGGGGCAGGGCAGCAGGGGAGCAGGGGGGCAGGGGGGCAGGGGGGCAGAGGAGACAATTAGAAAATCTCAGCCCCTACGAATTCAAACTTTCCCAGTCCCTAGTCCCCAGTCCCTAGTCCCCCAGTCCCCAAAATATTATTTGCGTCTTAGAAGCGATTTTGATGAAGTTACTTTGTTTGAGTAATGGTCATGGGGAAGATGCGATCGCAATCCGAATTTGCCAACAATTACAGCAACTTCCCGCTTCCCCGAAAATAGCAGCTTTGCCGATCGTTGGTGAAGGACGAGCTTATATAGAATGCGGAATTCCCATTGTTGCACCAACGCAAAAAATGCCCTCTGGTGGCTTTGTTTATATGGACTGGCGACAGTTGTGGGGCGATGTTCGGGGTGGTCTGTTGGCACTGCTGTGGCAGCAATTCCAAGCAGTGAACGCTTTTGCCAAAGAAGGTGCGGCTATTATTGCAGTTGGTGATATTGTGCCACTGTTTTTTGCTTGGTTGAGTGGTGCGCCTTATGTTTTTGTCGGGACGGCAAAATCAGAATATTATTTGCGGGATGACATCAAAAATTTTCACGGTTTTAAACGGCGTTGGGAAGGTTGGTCAGGGTCGGTATATTTGCCTTGGGAACGTTGGTTGATGAGTCGTCCTCGCTGTAAAGCGGTGTTTCCTAGAGATAGTTTGACTACCGAAGTTTTACAGCAATGGTCAATACCAGCTTTTGATATGGGAAACCCGATGATGGATGATTTAGAATCTGTAACTCCGCAGTCGGTATCTTCTTTGCGAGAGATAGAAAATTGGCAAGGTCGAACCCTTAGTGTTTGTCTTCTTCCAGGTTCTCGCATTCCAGAAGCTTACGAAAATTGGCAGCAAATTATTTCAGCGGTAGGGGGAATTTTGGATACTTTCCGCGATCGCACTGTACTATTTTTTGCTGCGATCGCACCAGGTTTAAGTTTAGACCCATTCCGGGAAACCTTAGAAACTCAAGGTTGGCGATTAAAATCTGCTCAATTTCTCCCAGCAAAATTACCTGTTTCAGACCCAAACGCTTTAGTTTTTAGTCAAGGAAAATACCTATTAATTTTGACGCAGAAAGCGTTTAATGATTGCTTGCAAGCAGCTGATTTTGCGATCGCAATGGCGGGAACCGCAACGGAACAATTTGTCGGTTTAGGTAAACCTGCAATTACAATTCCTGGTAAAGGCCCACAATTTACCTATGCCTTCGCCGAAGCCCAAAGCCGTTTACTCGGTTCTTCCATATTATTAGTAGAAAAACCTAGTCAAGTTGCCCAGACGATTGAGTATTTATTGAAAAATCCCGATCGTCTCCAATTAATAGCCGCTAATGGGATCGATCGCATGGGTAAACCGGGCGCATCCCGTCGCATCGCTCAATCTATAGTTGAACAGTTACAAAATAGTTAAACAAAGAAAAAAGCATTAAAGCACTAACAACGAACATTAAAGATAAAAATTGAAATATAATTTTCATCTTTACCAAAGCAATCTAAAATTTATCTCGGAGTTACCATCACATTGCTGATATTAATTCCGAATTTAATTGTTTCTTGCGCCAAAATTATGACCTTAACATCTTGGCTACTGGATATTCCCATCTTGCCCTTAGCATTTGAATTTGCTTCTCCAGGGCCAATAATCATTAAAATCGGGCCGTTAACTTTGCGCTGGTACGGTGTATTAATTGCTTCAGCAGTTTTAATTGGAGTTACCCTTTCCAGCTACCTAGCTAAACGTCGTCACCTCAACTCTGACATTATTGGTGATTTAGCAATTTGGTTAGTATTTGCCGCAATTCCTAGCGCCAGACTTTATTATGTATTATTTGAATGGCAACAATATTCCCAAAATCCAGCAGATATCTTTGCAATTTGGAAAGGGGGAATTGCCATTCACGGTGCAATTTTAGGCGGATTAATTGCCGCATTAATTTTTGCCAGAGTTCGTCAAGTTCCCTTCTGGCAATTAGCAGATGTTGTCGCCCCTTCTTTAATACTTGGTCAAGCAATTGGCAGATGGGGAAACTTCTTTAATTCCGAAGCTTTTGGCGCACCAACAGATTTACCTTGGAAATTATATATTCCTGTCGCCCAACGCCCACTCGGTTATGCCAGTTTTGAGTACTTTCATCCTACCTTTCTCTATGAATCTGTTTGGAATTTAATGGTTTTTGGGATTTTAATCTTCTTGTTCTTTCGAGATTTACAGGGAAACCCACGCTTAAAAATTGGTACTCTATTTTTAACTTACCTGATATTTTATAGTATGGGTCGGTTTTGGATTGAAGGACTGCGAACTGATAGTCTCATGTTAGGGCCATTACGAATAGCACAAGTAGTGAGTTTAGTGGGAATCATTCTGGGTTCAGCTGGTTTAGCTTGGCTGTACTTGTTTAAACGCAATTTGCCAGATGTAGTTTCAGCTAACAGTAATAATTTAGAATCCGACTCATAAATTACTAAGCTGGATCTAAATACGCTTCCTCACAATTACAATTGAAATTCTGAGTTGTTTATCATCGACAAACTTTCATGACTTATTGCCTTGGCATCATTACCAAGTACGGGTTAGTTATGGCTGCTGACTCTCGTACTAATGCTGGAGTTGATTACATTTCTACTTACCAGAAACTCTTTGATTTTTCCCAACCTGGAGAAAGAGTGATTTTACTATGTAATTCTGGTAATTTGTCTTTTACTCAAGGTGTAATTACTTTAATTCGTAAAGACTTAAAATCTCAAGAAGAATCAAATATTCACTCTTTGCCAACCATGTATGAAGTTGCGCGTTACATTGGCAACAAAATTCGCCTCATTCAAGAACAAGACCGCAGTTGGTTACAAAAAGATAATATTGATTATAAATGTAGCTTTCTTGTGGGCGGTCAAATTAAAGGTGAAGATATGGAACTTTATCATATTTATAGCCAGGGTAATTTTATTCAAGCTACTCCTGAAACACCTTTTTTACAAATTGGAGAAACAAAGTACGGCAAACCAATTTTAGACCGAACTCTTAAGTTTGATACGCCTTTGGAAGCTTGCGCGAAATGTGCTTTGCTTTCGATTGATTCTACTATGAAATCAAATATTTCTGTTGGCCCGCCAATTAATATGATTATGTATGAAAAGGATGCTTTATTAGTACAACATAAATTGCAGTTACGATTAGGAGATCCTTATTTAGTAAAGACTCGTAAATGGTGGGAAGAGTCGTTGCGAAATGCGTTCGATCGAATGCCGAATATTGAATGGGAACATTATTCACCAGATTCCCAAGAAAATGTAGAACTTGATTGAATTTTTGTGTCTATAAAAGTAAGTTGTTGCACTTTAGCTTTAAAGCGCAACAACTTACTTTTACCAACCAAAATTAACTAACTAGCAACTTAAGTTATCTACTACACTACCTAGAAAGGTGAGGTTGCAAATGGGTCAAATGTCACCAAATTAGCACCTGAACCAGAAATGGCATTTTTGCCAGTACCGCCCACAACAGGCCCAGTTACATCATCCCACCAGTTGTTAGTTGCATCAAGAGTTCCCGTACCTCCGTGATACAAACCAGAATTGGTATTGCCAATCAAGTTGTTGAAATTCACCCTTACTGTATTAGGAATCACGGTACCATCACGTACAGAAATGCCATTGTAAGAGTTGGTAATCAAGTTGCTGCGAACATTTACGGTTCCTAGCGTTGTACCAAAACCCGAATCACGCAAACGAATACCTGCTCTATCAATGCCTTGGCTGAGGTTAGTATCGGCAATTTCATTATTTTCAATTGTGGCACTACCACCAGCCAATTGAATTCCCTGTTCTCCAGCATTAGTCACTTTATTATTAGTAATGGCGCTGGCGGGGTTAGTAATAGCGTCAGCTGCAATACCTGGGCCTGTCAAGTTGGCAATGACGTTATCTGTAACTCTGATCGTATTTTGTCGGAAAGCTTGAAAGCCACTGGTAGTACTACCAGGATTTGTCGATACGTCACGAATTAAGTTATCGATAACACTTGCACTTCCATTAACTCCGCCGCTATCTAAGAAGATAACTCCACCGTTGAATGGGCCTTGACCATTAAAGACATTTTGCCGAATTACTAAATTATTAATATCAGGGCCTTGTGCGCGAATACCGTTGGAATTATCACCACCCAGCTGAATCGTCATTCCTTCAATGGTGACGTTGTTTACTCCCGGAAGAACTGTGAAAACAGGTATATTGGGTGCTGTGAAAACTACACTGGGTGGAACTGTGGAACCACTACCTGGACTTACGCCTGCATTCGCACCTCTGATAGTTAAAGGTTTATCAATAACAACAGTGCTAGGTTCGGCATAAAATCCGGCTTGGGGGACGATGATATCGTTAGCAACAGACTGAGTAACCGCTTCAGTAATTGAATTGTAGCTGTTAACAAATGTGCCAGATGAATTGTACCGGAGTACGCGCAAAGTATTTGCAGGTGTCCCAGTCAAGGGGTCGTTGTCTAAAACCCGAACAGTGGCGGTGTCAGCTGAACCTACTTGGTAGGGTAGGTCTTCTAGGATTTTGACTGTTACTGTTTCTACTGGTTCATTTGTGCCATCTGTTAATGGTGTAAGGGTTACGGGTGCGGAAACAGATTGACCAGCAGCAATGGTGACTGTACCAGTTAAAGGTGTATAGTCTGTGCCGGGAGTTGCTGTTCCTGTGATGGTGTAAAGGATGGTTAAATCTACGTTGGGGTCGCCGCCAGTGCGGGCAAACTGAAATGTACCATCTCCTGAATTATCGGTGCGACCGGGTTCTCCAGCTGTGGGGTCAAGGGCGGTAACAAATACTAGTGGTCTTGGTGGCGGTGGAACGTCGTTATCTAATATGGTGAGGATTGCTGTGCTTTGTGGCCCGATGACTGCGCCTGGGGAGGGGTTAACTAATTGTAAGTTAAGGTTTTCTTCTCCTTCTACCAGGGTATCATCCACAATGGGAACAGTTACAACTTGGGATGTTTGCCCGTCAGCAAAATTAACAGTGATAGGTGTATTGTCGAAGTCGCCTGGGCTAACGGCTGTTCCATTGCTGAGGTTAATGGTTGCGGATGCGGGGCCTTCTGTGCCACCAGTACGAGTGACGGTAACGGCTAAAACAGGTGTACCATCTTCTCTGACGACAAATTCTGGGTTGCTAAATTGAATAACTGGGTGGTCTACTGTTCCGGTATAGGTAATTTGTTGAACTAGGTAGTCGGAACTGTCGGTGATGATTCCGTTGGTAATTGGTTGTGGTGAAACTGGGTTATCGTAAGGTCTGGCGGTGAATCTTAGTTCGTCAAAGTTGGCGTTGGAAATTTGAAATTTAAAGTCACCATTTACGCCATCATCTGCTCTAAATTTTATACCTGTTCCAGAGTTGTCGATCGAAGAAGCCACTCCACCACCAACGCGAGTAGCATCAATATTGACAATTTGCCCATTTTTAAATGCTTGCAGGAATCCAACTTCATCGCCGAATTTTTCTGCTGATTTGGGTACAAATAAACTTAGATCAATTAAGGCACTTTGAACACTTTGATTTGGTCCCCATGTAAAGGTTAGTACCTGGGATTCTCCGTTATTTGGGTTATAGTTTATTTCGGCTCGAACTTTTCTGCTGTCGTTCCACCAACCATCATAAGAGTCGGCAACACCAATACCAGCAATATCTCCAAAGGTGTCGTTACCTGCTTGACCTCCCCGACTGAAACTTAAATTAGAGAGGTTTTGGTCGGGATTTGTTGAGTAATTTAATAATGAGAGATCGGCAGTACCAGTATTATTAAATGTTGAAGTGGTACTGCCACTTATTGTAATTCCTTGGGTATCAGCAGCTGTTAGCCACTCTGCTTGAAATTCGGCTAAGCCTGCTGCATCTTGAGTATAGTTTGTCGCTTGTCCCAGAGTACCTGTAATAGGGGTGGTGGGCATAAATGATCCTCCAATAAGTAATAATAAAAACGAATCGAATTGGGGACAAAAAGATATTTTCTCTTAGTCCTTTAAGGTGGGTTCTTTGTCTCTAACAAACCAATTTTGGGCAATAAAAGGGACACTGATAAATTAAAGAATTG is a window encoding:
- the coaD gene encoding pantetheine-phosphate adenylyltransferase; translated protein: MIAIYPGSFDPITLGHLDVISRGSKLFERVIVAVLRNPSKTPLFTMQERMDLIGQSINHISNVEVDCFDGLTVNYAQMRGASVIIRGLRVLSDFEKELQMAHTNKTLLEEIETVFLATSTEYGFLSSSVVKEIARFGGSVDHLVPKHVAIDIYKKCYAKIQPESTPTVTNPTPKMN
- a CDS encoding flavin reductase family protein: MLDEQAKKTVLRMIPHGIYVCGVKDGEEVNGFTASWVMQASFVPPLVVNCVKQDSKSHAMIKASGVFTLSVLETGQKDLAQKFFKPQRRVGNKFEDVEFYLGQETGCPIISDALGYVECKVVGAVEQGDHTVYVGEVIGAGVHREGNPLLLESTGWQYGG
- a CDS encoding EAL domain-containing protein, yielding MSNKEPPKIMLDQPTESQETEIFLKEALEQLTFHLENSPVGVVEWDNKSRVKRWSKQAEKIFGWQAEEVLGKCWNEWQFVYETDVDRVSENASLTRTAQDPMNIHYNRNYTKDGKILDCEWYNSALLDEFGNVISILSLVLDVSDRKRAEAALKKSEEQFRLIFELAPIGMALTTLNGKFLRVNLALCNFLGYSESDLLQLTLIDIIHPDYSTNKFSHSQELLSNKIPSLQLETCYLSKSGDKVYAILQVSLVKDTDNKPLHYIVQIVNITERKQMEEKLLYDAFHDVLTGLPNRAFLNQRLEYTIRRAKRHDDYLFAVLFIDLDRFKVVNDSLGHAVGDKLLIEIAHLLEKSVRNIDTVARLGGDEFVILLDALKDVQDAIIIAQRIEDILRSPFKIAGQEVFTSASIGIALSNANYEQAADMLRDADIAMYRAKDLGKGRYQIFDKAMHAHALRIMQLETDMRKALERQEFVLHYQPIISLKTGAISGFEALVRWQHSKEGLISPAEFIPLAEETGLIIPLEEWILAEAFQQMQVWQREFPHAKDLKMSVNISTKQLKEGEIINVIDRLLQETQIDSKNLKLEITESLLIENTEVANLILLQLRERNIELSIDDFGTGYSSLSYLHRFPMNTLKIDRSFVSLLNSRNENSEIVRAIITLAHILGMDVVAEGIETASQLTQLKELGCEQGQGFYFAKALDKQAATALLINQQEHPKWREATILEEDKNLLNLQPNQIKKVI
- the lgt gene encoding prolipoprotein diacylglyceryl transferase, whose protein sequence is MTLTSWLLDIPILPLAFEFASPGPIIIKIGPLTLRWYGVLIASAVLIGVTLSSYLAKRRHLNSDIIGDLAIWLVFAAIPSARLYYVLFEWQQYSQNPADIFAIWKGGIAIHGAILGGLIAALIFARVRQVPFWQLADVVAPSLILGQAIGRWGNFFNSEAFGAPTDLPWKLYIPVAQRPLGYASFEYFHPTFLYESVWNLMVFGILIFLFFRDLQGNPRLKIGTLFLTYLIFYSMGRFWIEGLRTDSLMLGPLRIAQVVSLVGIILGSAGLAWLYLFKRNLPDVVSANSNNLESDS
- a CDS encoding aspartate ammonia-lyase gives rise to the protein MTEIDNAAYRIEKDSMGERQIPADAYYGIQTLRATENFPISGLKPLATYVDAGILIKKATAIANGELDCISEEISQAIVQAADEVLAGKLRDQFVVDVYQAGAGTSHHMNINEVLANRALELLGDEKGNYKRISPNDHVNYGQSTNDVIPTAIRIGGLLALERTLFPALSDAIAVLDNKAEQFKDIVKSGRTHLQDAVPVRLGENFRAWAQILADHLIRIETASRDLAVLGLGGSAAGTGLNTHPQYRFRVAEILSELIGIPLKTAPHLMAAMQSMAPFVNVSGSLRNLAQDLVKISHDLRLMDSGPKTGFKEIQLPPVQPGSSIMPGKYNPVMAEMISMVCFQVMGYDTAIAFAAQAGQLELNVMMPLIAYDLIHSIEILGNAISALTQQCLVGITANSDRCLAYAEGSLALVTALNTHIGYLNAAAVAKESLETGKSLRQIVLERGLMSAEELAQVLDLEKMSSMPANNAD
- a CDS encoding phenylpyruvate tautomerase MIF-related protein, which encodes MPLIKVQTSVAAPEKAKIETLLKTLSSGLAKHLGKPESYVMTAFEPDVAMTFAGTSDPVCYIEIKSIGNMTSAQTKSMSQDFCQQINQMLGVPANRIYIEFADAKGAMWGWNNSTFG
- a CDS encoding lipid-A-disaccharide synthase-related protein produces the protein MKLLCLSNGHGEDAIAIRICQQLQQLPASPKIAALPIVGEGRAYIECGIPIVAPTQKMPSGGFVYMDWRQLWGDVRGGLLALLWQQFQAVNAFAKEGAAIIAVGDIVPLFFAWLSGAPYVFVGTAKSEYYLRDDIKNFHGFKRRWEGWSGSVYLPWERWLMSRPRCKAVFPRDSLTTEVLQQWSIPAFDMGNPMMDDLESVTPQSVSSLREIENWQGRTLSVCLLPGSRIPEAYENWQQIISAVGGILDTFRDRTVLFFAAIAPGLSLDPFRETLETQGWRLKSAQFLPAKLPVSDPNALVFSQGKYLLILTQKAFNDCLQAADFAIAMAGTATEQFVGLGKPAITIPGKGPQFTYAFAEAQSRLLGSSILLVEKPSQVAQTIEYLLKNPDRLQLIAANGIDRMGKPGASRRIAQSIVEQLQNS